In Saccharicrinis fermentans DSM 9555 = JCM 21142, a genomic segment contains:
- the nrdD gene encoding anaerobic ribonucleoside-triphosphate reductase: MVANEQTYPKGGQPYYTNSTQLPVNYTDDLFEALRIQYSLQTKYTGGTVFHTSLGESQLPTSSVKQLIKKVTANYKLP, from the coding sequence ATTGTAGCTAATGAGCAAACTTACCCAAAAGGAGGTCAACCATACTATACAAATTCAACCCAATTGCCTGTAAATTATACTGATGATTTATTTGAGGCTTTACGTATTCAATATTCATTGCAAACCAAATATACCGGAGGTACTGTTTTTCATACTTCCTTAGGCGAAAGCCAACTGCCAACAAGTTCGGTAAAGCAGTTAATTAAAAAAGTGACAGCAAACTATAAGCTTCCATAA
- a CDS encoding radical SAM protein, whose amino-acid sequence MIDYPGNISAVIFTCGCNFSCNYCHNPQLIDSDLKDHSNELSEEVILEWISQNSKMLDAVVVTGGEPTLHSMLPSFIQKIKQLRIKAKMPADLNLFLRLPLG is encoded by the coding sequence TTGATAGATTACCCAGGTAATATATCGGCAGTAATATTTACTTGTGGCTGCAATTTTAGTTGTAATTATTGTCACAATCCTCAATTAATAGATTCTGATCTAAAAGACCATTCAAATGAGTTAAGCGAAGAAGTGATTTTGGAATGGATTAGCCAAAATAGCAAAATGCTTGATGCTGTTGTTGTAACTGGGGGTGAGCCAACGTTACATAGTATGTTACCCAGTTTCATTCAGAAGATTAAGCAATTAAGGATTAAAGCGAAAATGCCAGCAGATTTAAACCTGTTTTTAAGGCTCCCGCTAGGCTAA
- a CDS encoding sulfatase family protein: protein MKKISIILFTTLFFISCKNKIEKPNIVFVFADQWRAESLGYAGNPDVKTPNIDQLASEGVYFTNAISTEPVCTPYRAMLLTGQYPLKTGMFMNDILLDPTSESFAKLFKKQGYNTAYIGKWHLDGNGRSAFIPKERRQGFDYWKVLECSHTYNNSTYWGNDDELHSWEGYDAEAQTKDAITYIEEQSKSKKPFSLVLSWGPPHAPYQTAPKEFQDLYTNVDIKLRPNVPEEFTKKAKKTLKGYYAHCSALDSYIKQLQDAIKRCNIEENTIFVFTSDHGDMIYSHGETKKQRIYNESAKVPFIIKYPALFGTNGKKSDFLLNSLDILPTMLGMSGLNIPANLDGEDITDVLLGKKEDTRKASLVTCIQPFGQWSRARGGKEFRGVITKKYTYAKDLSGDWLLFDNVSDPYQLKNLKGDPAFESIIKNLEETLTEELKRMDDEFLTGSSYVEKWEHSIDSTGTVPYKW, encoded by the coding sequence ATGAAAAAAATTAGTATTATATTATTCACAACATTATTCTTTATTTCATGTAAGAATAAAATAGAAAAACCGAATATTGTATTTGTTTTTGCAGATCAATGGCGCGCAGAATCATTAGGCTATGCTGGAAACCCAGATGTTAAAACACCTAATATTGATCAACTTGCTTCTGAGGGAGTTTATTTCACAAATGCAATTTCCACAGAACCTGTATGTACACCTTATAGGGCAATGTTGTTAACAGGCCAATATCCATTAAAAACTGGTATGTTTATGAATGACATTTTGCTTGATCCTACATCCGAAAGCTTTGCGAAACTCTTTAAGAAGCAAGGTTATAATACCGCATATATTGGAAAATGGCATCTTGACGGAAATGGTCGTTCGGCATTTATACCAAAAGAAAGAAGACAAGGCTTCGACTATTGGAAAGTGTTAGAATGTTCACATACCTATAATAACTCAACATATTGGGGAAATGATGATGAGTTACATTCGTGGGAAGGATATGATGCTGAAGCTCAAACAAAAGATGCTATTACTTATATTGAAGAACAATCAAAAAGTAAAAAACCATTTTCTTTAGTACTATCTTGGGGACCTCCTCATGCGCCTTATCAAACTGCACCCAAAGAATTTCAAGATTTATATACTAATGTTGATATAAAACTTAGGCCAAATGTGCCAGAAGAATTTACTAAAAAAGCAAAGAAAACCTTAAAAGGTTATTACGCACATTGCTCTGCATTAGATAGTTATATAAAACAATTACAAGACGCAATTAAACGATGTAATATTGAAGAAAATACTATATTCGTTTTCACTTCAGACCACGGTGATATGATTTATAGTCATGGTGAAACTAAGAAGCAAAGAATCTATAACGAATCTGCGAAGGTACCTTTTATAATTAAATATCCGGCACTATTTGGAACTAATGGTAAAAAAAGCGATTTCCTATTAAATTCCTTGGATATATTACCTACTATGTTGGGAATGTCAGGATTGAATATACCTGCAAATTTAGATGGAGAAGATATTACAGATGTATTGCTTGGAAAAAAAGAAGACACTCGGAAGGCTTCTCTTGTAACTTGTATCCAACCATTTGGTCAATGGAGTAGAGCTAGAGGAGGAAAAGAATTTAGAGGTGTTATAACAAAAAAGTATACGTACGCCAAAGATTTATCTGGAGATTGGTTACTTTTTGATAATGTTTCAGATCCATACCAGCTAAAAAACTTAAAAGGAGATCCCGCTTTTGAATCTATCATTAAAAATTTAGAGGAAACTCTAACAGAGGAGCTTAAGCGTATGGACGATGAATTTTTAACAGGCTCTTCTTATGTTGAAAAATGGGAACATTCTATTGATTCAACAGGAACTGTACCTTATAAATGGTAA
- a CDS encoding type II toxin-antitoxin system RelE/ParE family toxin, whose protein sequence is MAKYELTNKAVQDLNNIWDYTFETWSEYQADKYYEILLSSCQDIANNPELGKNYTGITSKLYGVKVNRHIIFYRKSLDNTIEITRILHEQMDLKNRIAE, encoded by the coding sequence ATGGCTAAATACGAATTGACTAACAAAGCTGTACAAGACTTAAATAATATTTGGGATTATACATTTGAAACGTGGTCTGAATATCAAGCAGACAAATATTATGAAATTCTACTTAGTAGCTGCCAAGACATTGCGAACAACCCTGAACTTGGCAAAAACTACACTGGAATAACCTCTAAATTATATGGGGTAAAAGTAAATCGACACATTATTTTTTATCGCAAATCTTTAGACAATACGATTGAAATAACAAGAATTCTACACGAACAAATGGACTTAAAGAATAGAATAGCAGAATAA
- a CDS encoding type II toxin-antitoxin system ParD family antitoxin: MKNTSISLGNYFDQFIQTQVSAGRYKNVSEVIRAGLRLLENEESKAIALRNAIQEGIDSGIAHDFDPQKNLEQLKAKKKRNG; the protein is encoded by the coding sequence ATGAAAAATACTTCAATATCTCTCGGTAATTATTTTGACCAATTTATACAGACACAAGTTTCTGCTGGTCGATATAAAAATGTAAGCGAAGTTATTCGTGCAGGCCTTAGACTTTTAGAAAATGAAGAAAGTAAAGCGATTGCTTTAAGAAATGCTATCCAAGAAGGAATTGATAGTGGAATTGCTCACGATTTTGACCCTCAAAAGAATCTTGAACAATTGAAAGCCAAAAAGAAAAGGAATGGCTAA
- a CDS encoding IS91 family transposase — translation MSHTENSKQKIEVADVVRSCQDDIATKLRLNKEQQKAIEAITRCRTSEAGGHIAYCNNSSCSYSQQSYNSCRNRHCPKCQYLKQQQWVNKLTSRLMPGRYFHIVFTIPRELHPLFYINQQACYDLLFRSASQALQNAGRNPSFLGADVGALCVLHTWGQTLMYHPHIHMLVPAGGLSTDGMEWVASPKKFFVPVKALSGMFRGILVKQLEKLLIKEKLRLPKEFEGAQMLKSELYSKRWNVYCKKAFGGINSVLQYLGRYTHRVAISNNRLTSLSDKQVSFTYKDYRQNSKQKQMTLNQLEFVRRFIHHVLPSGFFKIRYVGILATVHIHGKREQVIALVGENMWLSNLEGLTSYEVLRALIGKDPCICPKCNKGIMVRTRILHQLE, via the coding sequence ATGAGTCACACCGAAAATAGTAAACAGAAAATAGAAGTGGCCGATGTTGTGAGGAGCTGTCAAGATGATATTGCTACCAAGTTAAGGTTGAACAAAGAACAACAAAAAGCTATTGAAGCTATAACAAGGTGCCGTACATCAGAAGCAGGCGGTCATATTGCGTATTGTAATAACAGCAGCTGTAGTTACAGTCAACAGTCCTATAACTCTTGTCGCAATAGACATTGCCCCAAGTGTCAGTATTTAAAGCAGCAGCAATGGGTCAATAAGCTCACTAGTCGATTAATGCCCGGACGCTACTTTCATATTGTATTTACCATACCAAGGGAGCTACATCCATTGTTTTACATCAACCAACAAGCATGTTATGACTTACTGTTTCGTTCTGCCTCCCAAGCTTTACAAAATGCAGGACGCAATCCTTCATTTTTAGGTGCTGATGTTGGAGCACTATGTGTACTGCATACCTGGGGGCAAACATTAATGTATCATCCCCATATTCATATGCTGGTTCCCGCTGGCGGCCTGTCTACGGATGGTATGGAATGGGTTGCTTCGCCCAAGAAGTTCTTTGTGCCCGTAAAGGCATTGTCTGGCATGTTTAGAGGTATACTAGTTAAGCAACTCGAAAAACTACTGATCAAGGAAAAACTGAGGTTACCTAAGGAGTTTGAAGGAGCTCAAATGTTGAAATCAGAACTGTACAGTAAACGATGGAATGTATACTGTAAAAAGGCGTTTGGGGGTATCAACAGTGTATTACAATACTTGGGCAGATACACCCATCGGGTAGCTATATCTAATAATAGGCTAACATCTTTATCGGACAAGCAAGTGAGCTTTACCTATAAAGATTACAGACAAAATAGCAAGCAAAAACAAATGACCTTAAATCAACTTGAATTTGTGAGGCGTTTTATACATCACGTCTTACCTAGCGGATTCTTTAAAATCAGATATGTTGGCATACTTGCAACGGTACATATACATGGTAAACGAGAACAGGTAATTGCACTAGTGGGTGAAAATATGTGGTTGTCAAACCTCGAAGGCCTTACCTCATATGAAGTGTTAAGAGCATTAATAGGAAAGGATCCTTGCATATGCCCCAAATGCAATAAAGGCATAATGGTTCGCACAAGGATATTGCACCAACTAGAATGA
- a CDS encoding tyrosine-type recombinase/integrase, with the protein MDILGNKWDGIKIKRPRVAKKLPTVLSQSDAYRLVTSSYNVKHRTLMMLTYATGMRCEEALSLLPEQIDSARLVVRIKGKGNKSREVPLPEDILEQLRIYFKQYRPSKYLFEGFKKGKKYSATSFRKIVSRAALSVGINKGVSPHVLRHCFATHMLERGINLKRLQLLMGHSSLKTTSGYLHLAHPYLGEVPNLLIPIKQAQP; encoded by the coding sequence GTGGATATACTTGGGAACAAGTGGGATGGCATTAAGATAAAGCGTCCAAGAGTAGCGAAGAAACTACCCACGGTTTTGTCTCAGTCAGATGCCTATCGTTTGGTGACAAGTTCATATAATGTCAAACATCGTACATTAATGATGTTGACTTATGCAACGGGCATGCGGTGCGAAGAAGCTCTAAGTTTGTTGCCTGAGCAAATAGATTCGGCACGTTTGGTTGTACGCATAAAGGGCAAGGGTAATAAAAGCCGAGAAGTACCACTTCCAGAGGATATATTAGAACAACTCAGAATTTATTTTAAACAGTATCGTCCTTCGAAGTATCTTTTTGAGGGCTTTAAAAAAGGGAAGAAATATTCCGCAACAAGTTTTCGTAAGATAGTATCACGTGCTGCCTTATCAGTAGGTATAAATAAAGGCGTATCGCCTCATGTGTTACGACATTGTTTTGCTACTCATATGCTTGAAAGAGGTATCAATTTGAAACGGTTGCAGTTACTGATGGGACACAGTTCACTAAAAACAACCTCAGGTTATCTTCATTTGGCTCACCCTTACCTTGGCGAAGTTCCCAATTTGTTAATTCCAATAAAACAGGCACAGCCATGA
- the purT gene encoding formate-dependent phosphoribosylglycinamide formyltransferase, producing the protein MTNTAKVSIGTPLSASATKVIMLGSGELGKEVVIELQRYGVEVIALDKYKNAPAMQVAHRSYEVSMLDGEALARIIRQEKPDYIIPEVEAIATDTLLQLENEGFNVIPTANATKLTMNREGIRSLAAEELGLRTSPYRFAGTKEEFEVAVGEIGFPCVIKPIMSSSGKGQSVVKSPDDIDDAWQYALDGARGNSDRVIIEGFVDFDYEITLLTISHIGGVSFCAPIGHRQEGGDYQESWQPQAMSSKALVDSKRMAEEVVKALGGRGLFGVEFFVKGDEVYFSELSPRPHDTGMVTMISQDLSEFALHVRAILGLPIPNIVQHGPAASSVIMVEGNSAQVSFSGIEQALTDPDTQIRLFGKPEVQGERRMGVCLARGASVEEARAKANKASEAVKVRL; encoded by the coding sequence ATGACTAATACAGCAAAAGTAAGCATAGGCACTCCACTGTCTGCATCTGCCACTAAAGTGATCATGTTAGGTTCGGGTGAGTTGGGTAAAGAAGTGGTGATTGAACTTCAACGATATGGTGTTGAAGTGATTGCCTTGGATAAGTATAAAAACGCGCCGGCCATGCAAGTGGCCCACCGCAGCTATGAGGTTTCTATGTTGGATGGAGAGGCACTGGCTCGGATTATTCGTCAGGAAAAGCCTGATTACATTATTCCGGAAGTGGAGGCTATTGCCACAGATACTCTATTACAGCTGGAAAATGAAGGGTTTAATGTGATTCCAACAGCCAATGCGACAAAATTAACCATGAATCGCGAAGGTATTAGGTCTTTGGCTGCCGAAGAACTGGGATTAAGAACTTCGCCTTACCGATTTGCAGGAACCAAAGAGGAGTTTGAAGTAGCAGTGGGAGAGATCGGCTTTCCCTGTGTGATTAAACCTATTATGAGCTCCTCGGGTAAAGGACAGAGTGTGGTGAAAAGCCCGGATGATATTGATGATGCATGGCAATATGCCTTGGATGGTGCACGGGGTAACAGTGACCGGGTGATTATTGAGGGTTTTGTGGATTTTGATTATGAAATAACCTTGTTGACCATCAGTCATATAGGGGGTGTTTCTTTTTGTGCACCCATTGGTCACCGGCAAGAGGGCGGCGATTATCAGGAGTCATGGCAACCTCAAGCGATGAGCTCAAAGGCATTGGTCGACTCCAAAAGGATGGCTGAAGAAGTCGTGAAGGCTTTAGGCGGTAGAGGACTCTTTGGAGTGGAGTTTTTTGTGAAAGGTGATGAGGTTTACTTTAGTGAACTTTCCCCTCGTCCGCACGATACTGGTATGGTGACCATGATATCACAGGATTTAAGTGAGTTCGCCTTGCATGTGAGAGCCATTCTTGGATTACCTATTCCTAATATAGTGCAGCATGGACCTGCTGCCAGTAGTGTGATTATGGTGGAGGGGAACTCTGCACAGGTTTCATTTTCCGGCATAGAACAAGCTTTGACAGATCCGGATACGCAAATTAGATTATTTGGAAAGCCTGAAGTGCAAGGAGAACGTAGAATGGGTGTGTGTTTGGCTAGGGGAGCCTCCGTTGAGGAAGCCAGGGCTAAGGCCAATAAGGCAAGTGAAGCTGTCAAAGTGCGCTTATAG